From the Syntrophales bacterium genome, the window CTCAATAGGCGGAAAAGATATGGAATACATCCTGGGTGGCATAGAAGAGGCCTTGAAGTTAATCCTTTCCCTGGATAGAGATGTCTTCAGCTCAGTTCTTCTCTCTTTGAGGGTTTCTGCCACTGCCATCCTCTTTTCTTCCCTGGTAGGAGTTCCTCTGGGTTTTCTCATTGGAGGTAGCGAGTTTTGGGGCAAAAAAGTGCTCATCACCATATTTAATACTCTTTTGGCCCTTCCCACGGTAGTCGTAGGACTTCTGGTCTATTCCTTCATATCCCGTCAGGGTCCTTTGGGTCCTTTGGGGCTCCTTTTTACCCCTAACGCGATGGTGATTGGTCAGTTTATACTGGCTACACCCATAATCGTCGCACTAACCATATCCGCCACCCAGGGAGTAGACACAAGGGTGCGGCTTACTGCCATGACCCTTGGAGCCGGTCCCCTCCAGACTGCATTGACCGTCCTGTCGGAAGCAAGGTTTGCCCTGATGGCCGCTGTAATTGCCGGATTTGGCAGGGTAATCGCCGAAGTAGGCTGCGCCCTGATGATAGGAGGAAATATCAAGGGGTACACACGGATTATAACTACCGCCATAGCTTTGGAGACATCCAAGGGTGAGTTTGGATTTGGTCTCGCCCTGGGATTTATCCTTCTTATTATGGCCTTTT encodes:
- a CDS encoding ABC transporter permease yields the protein MEYILGGIEEALKLILSLDRDVFSSVLLSLRVSATAILFSSLVGVPLGFLIGGSEFWGKKVLITIFNTLLALPTVVVGLLVYSFISRQGPLGPLGLLFTPNAMVIGQFILATPIIVALTISATQGVDTRVRLTAMTLGAGPLQTALTVLSEARFALMAAVIAGFGRVIAEVGCALMIGGNIKGYTRIITTAIALETSKGEFGFGLALGFILLIMAFSVNILFHYAQSKRG